The following nucleotide sequence is from Populus trichocarpa isolate Nisqually-1 chromosome 11, P.trichocarpa_v4.1, whole genome shotgun sequence.
GCCAGCTTAGTGAGCAATATTCTGGCCGTCAAGAACCTAGAAGGGGCAAAAAACCCACCAAGCACAAGAAAGAACCAGTCGAGATAACATACATTTCAAGCCCAACGATGGTTAAAGCAACCAATGCCTCTGAGTTTAGGGCAATTGTTCAAGAATTAACAGGAAAAGATTCCAAAGTTGAAGATCCCTTTGATGCATATTCGATGATTAGCAATGAAGAAGCCAATCAAGTTCCTCACTATGGAACTCCACAGTTCAATGTGGCAGGTGTGCATGATGTTTTTCCCAACAATACACCATTTCTGCAAACAAAAGATGGTTTCTTTGGGGGAGATGTTTTAGAGATGTCTTTTGAATTTCGATCTCCTTGTGCTGGGCTGAAATTGAAGCTAGAAATGAGAAAACAGccaagaataaagaaaacagagagtgAAAGAAAGAGATTCAAACCTTTTTTACAGAGATCAATGATCAGACGTCCGCTGCTCCTCGGCTGagtttcaattttcaaagacaAAGAGTAACATAATTAGGTTAATTGCTTTATTCTTCTTCTGTCTTGAGTTTTCAGCGTTTTGGGATTTTAGATGGCAAAAAACGATGTCGTTTAATGacagcaaaaattaaaaaaaaaattgaccgggtctcacccgggtttggccgggtggactgggtcccgggtcgaccgggtttcccCGGGTCAATTCCCGAGCGGGTTTTTGCCtcaacccggaccggtcccaggcccgggtcgacccgccgggccggtccgggttttaaaacattggttttgttatttgatatcaatatatttcttttgctctatataattgagttttaagaataaaataattagatatttggGACAACATCTAAAAAGAAAGGcaaaatctttaaatatatCTCTACATTTGtgtcaattatttatttatatccttgtatttttaatttgatcaattaacTCTCATGgtctttaaattaattcaattaattcttGTACTCTAAATCCATCCAATTAACTCAATAGCTAACTTTGTCAAATCTCAATATTAATATGTATGTAAATATGACATTATTAAATGCTTTTCATtcataagatatatttttatttcttccactttttatcaaaaattagttttaatattttctaaaacaacttctttcattagaaaaaatctacataattataaaaagttattcCATAATAGAATGCATTTAATAATGGTACAAAATagcatatataatttatatttagatttggTAGAAGTTAACTATTATTAGgtcaattgaagaaattcagagAACAAAAGGATTAGTTGAACAAAGTCAAAGTACGTGagaattcttttatatataaaatgaagaaaGTAAGAGTTAAATtgccaaattaaaaatagaaatataaaaatgaataattgatataaataaagGGATAAATttaggaattatatatatatatatatatatatatatataaattatctttCCACTAAGTGATCACATGGAGCCACCATAAACTTTTATGATTTAAAGGGTGTTTGTTTGTggtgtaataattattttttagagtattgtttttctagaaaatgtattaaaattatatttttttttatttttaaaaaattatttttgatattatatttgaaaacataaaaaaataatttaaattaaaaaaaaattaatttttttcaaaaatatttttaaaataaaaaaaaatcattccatgTGGATAACAAAAACGAAAGTAGAATATTTTAtcactgttgttgttgtttataataattaagttttacCCACCCCAAATTTTTGTATCCTCCAATTGCATGCCTCTATACTTGAGCAATAAGATTTCCCTTTGCTTTTGTCCGAAGAAAGTGGCTGGAGGGCATTTTGGCAATAGAGAACTGGGGGTTGGACATGATTGGAAAGAGACACGCCAGACCAAAGGAAAAGCATTGtctgaagaaaatgagaaaaaccaCACCTGTAGCCCATTTAAAACCGGGTTCAGAGGTTAAGAGCCAAGACCCCATGGGAAGGAATGCTTAAACCTCTTGACTccaaaaatattcaaacaagcaaagaaaagaattatCACAGTTACCCTTTACCTTGTCCTTCTCTCTATATCTATTCTCTTCCAATTTCTGTTTAGAACTCCAAAGATTCTCCTCCTCTGTCTCTCTCATTGTCTGTCTCTCAATTCCATGGCATTGTTATTAAGCAGAATTGCCATGATTCATATTTTTCCTATACTTTTCCTAACCTTTTCAGGTACCTTTCAATTTTTCTATCTTACCTAGTTTATATATGATGCATATCTATTTCCTCAGTCATTTCCTTTTTCGAAGCTTCAACATATCTTGCTGTTTTTCATTTAAACGTTTTTTTGGGTTTCCTCTAATGCTATTGCCTCTATGTATGGTTAAACAGATAATTACGGTTTTCTACGAGGAATCAATTCCCTTGGTATCAACTATGGCCAAGTTGGCAACAATTTGCCACAGCCAGAGAACGTTCTTGATCTCTTGATCTCTCTTAAGCTCACAAAGGCAAGAATCTACGACACCAATCCTCAAATATTGACAGCATTTTCCAACTCCAATGTTGAGCTGATTGTGACTATAGAAAACCAAATGCTAGCTGTTCTCATGGACCCTCAACAAGCTCTTCAGTGGGTTAGTACCCACATCAAGCCATATTTTCCGGCCACGAGAATCACAGGAATCGCTGTAGGAAATGAGGTCTTCACTGATGATGACACAACATTACTAGCCTATCTTGTTCCAGCTGTAGTCAACATTCATAGCGCACTTGCTCAATTAGGCCTAGATAGATACATTCAAGTCTCAACACCCAATTCTTTAGCGGTGCTCGCGGAATCATTCCCTCCTTCAGCGGGCACTTTCAAAACTGAGGTCTCAGGAGTTATGTCGCAATTTTTACACTTCTTGTCAAACACAAAATCACCATTTTGGATCAATGCATATCCATATTTTGCTTACAAGGATAAACCTGATGACATACCCTTGGATTATGTGCTTTTTAAACCTAATTCAGGCATGGTTGACCCTTACACCAAGTTACACTACGACAATATGCTGTATGCTCAAGTAGATGCTGTTATTTTTGCTATTGCCAGAATGGGTTTTAATGGAATTGAAGTTAGGGTCTCGGAGACTGGTTGGCCATCAAAAGGAGATTCCGATGAGGTTGGTGCCACCATAGAGAATGCAGCtgcttataataaaaatattttgaggaGGCAATTGAATAGTGAAGGTACACCTTTGCGGCCTAACATGAGGCTGGAAGTATATTTGTTTGCTTTGTTCAACGAGGATTTGAAGCCTGGGCCAACATCTGAGAGAAATTATGGCCTCTTTCAACCTGATTGTAGCATGGCCTACAATGTGGGGCTCTCTGCCCTTTCAAGTCCGTCGACGCCATCGGCTTCCATTTCCCTTACTTCCTCGGCCACAAAGGTAAAAACCtagctttcaattcaattaaatatttcttaatctTCCATTTTATTATAGGCTAAATGTACAGAAATTATGCACaagaatatataattaagaaaagataatgTATAGCCCGCGGGATCTTTGGACAGAAAGTGTATGCCACGTATTATGTAATGGACAACTTGTGTATACCATCGCAAACCTTTTAGAGAGAAAtttgaggttatatatatatatatatatatatatatatatatatatatatatatatatatatgtgattgTGTGTTTATCTGTTAGTTGCTTGGTGATCAGAGAATATAATCTAATTCTCCTTAAATGGCGATTAATGTGAAACAGGATACAAACACAGAAAGCTTGGCGTACTGGATGTTTGTGTATTTGCTGACGTTCCAAGTTTTTATCAGAAGAGCATATTAAGCGAGCGATGGAGGAGttgtaaatattttacatttttggTGATCAGAAACATTGGGGTCTTCGGTTCTTTGTTGGGCGTGAacctcaaagaaagaaagacccCACGACCACCACAATCAGAAATCAAAGATCCCGTTGTGCTCAAATTTAAGAAcctcaaaattaatattgacaATTGTCAGCAGCACACTTCACAACGAATTACACCCTCCTGCAGTTCTCTCGATCAGCTTACTTTCCCCGGAACAACAAAGGATATCATTTCTTTGATTGTAATTATGCCAGGCATTTAGAAAATTTGTTTACTTTGTCGTCATTGTTTTTCTATGTCTCTCTAGgacatataatttatatgtatatatattgtcaaattaATAGCAAGAATGGCACTTATAACAATATTATCAACGATCTTTCCCTTATTGGTTGCAAAGAAAGGCATGTCCCTACTTTTGGACGTGGAATCCATCACCGACCTTTCGATATAGAAAGATTAATTTCACAAGTTTGCATCCCCCCCTACATTAATTTATGTATAGCATATGAACATATAGTATGAATTAAAGAAAAGCATCTATAAAATATGCTCGAGATAATGAAGAGCACGCAGCAGGATGTAAAGGGGagaccttttcttttgtttgttttttcttttcttatcctgAAGCCGAAATTGAGACCAGCTTTATTCCCTTGGCCAATATAACCGTCAGCATTGAGTCATGTGGCATTCCTTTGGCAAAGGAGCTTTTAGTTTGTTCTCTCTTTCACTTTCTCTTTAGAGAGCTTAAACAGGGATCATAAGGAGACAATATAAGCTCAGCCTTAGCTAACCCAGATGGGGATGGTTCCTCTATTTCACATCAGCCAACGTGGTGCACATGCAACTAGGAATGTTCTTTTCTCTAATATGTACGTATGGCacagaaaatcaaatcaaattaattaattattaataatccaaggcttttattttgtaagattttAACTCTATTCCAAGGACTACCAAAAATACTACTATAATCTCACGGGTCCACCTGAATTAATCATAACATTTATAGTATCAATTATAGCTTCACAAAGATTCATTcatgattgtattttttataattatgtgtttaatctctatatttgattttaaatccCCTCTAACCTAGCCGTCCTTTGATTGAGTTCATGTTTTTCACCAATTtgttctacttttttattttttgagaaagagaaatttattgaaaaaataagtggGTAGGGGGGGAGAATTTAGTTTGAAAGGTGTTTTTGAACAAAAGAAAACCATTAAAGCAAGGATGTTGAAAGCTTCTCcagatattaattatttcattgtctttttaTAGGATATTACACTAATCAATcagtcttaaaaaaatatatatagtgacTAAGTGATAACTCAGTAGGTCAAATCCGTTGGAGGCCGAGCTCGTTTATTATCGGAAATGACTtgacacaaaaacaaaagagcgttttcatttctttatgtTATCCTTCTCAAGAGATTTGTTTAATTTACAGTATAATGGAAGGTTGTGGCGTTAATTTAGTTAGCTTTCCGGCTAATGACATGTTGTAGTGGAGCACATCATGTTGGGGTCCCATGAACACGTATGCCAGCATCTACTTTTTAATGCCCGCCTGATATTCGTATCATAAGTCAACAATTCTATCCATCAACTTCTGATATGATAACAGCCTCGGGTGCTCATAGGGCATACTTTGGTTTACAATAATTTGCATATGCATGCTGTATCAGAGTGCACATATCCACagtcataatttaattattattatttttttatacaaaaactagaagatatgggaaaatattgttttccatgccctcttttctttttacagtGATAATatctaaattcttttttttgctcttatagggccaaattaaagattaaattgtaagggaaggatgagattaaattaaagataggGCAACATATTCATTATAGTCCCTAAactttttgaattataaatattaggtcattttagttttataaatttaagaacAAAGTCAATTTTAGTCCAgaaattcattttcattatttttaagtccttggtttgagaaaagagaaagagttatagaaaaataaaatctttgtttgcATCGATTATGGCCACCAAAATGATCAATCTTGGAGTCAATGAGTTCCATTCGTTGAGGGGAGTTTCATTTCGGGAAGATTTTTGGTGTTTgagatgattttgagtttttgtacatttttttttaaaaggtcaTTAATGGGTTTAGAATGATATCAAGGGTgtattgggtaaaaaaaaacaaatggttgAAAACTAGGTTTCTAGATCAAAAAATCATAAGTCTTAATTTTTCAGCCTCCACAATGGTTGTAATCTGGACAAATATAGATAACATGTTgtctgatgttttttttcaaaaaaacttggGGCAGACaaccattaatatttttcaaaaaataagggCCACGCGTTGGCCAGACCTAGTAGCAActaatctttttcttcttcttcttgttttccttctaatttcattatttttttaattgatacctttttatatttattttttattttttatttatatttcaatttacaCCCttctctgtgattttttttattttgtcttttttcaattactggttattttattattattttgtatgtatttaattttttaaataatctatgttgtctttttatgttttatatagatgaactttgtttttaaaaataaaaaatatttatttttggataatatttctaatatgtgcacctttgcatatttttttctttttattttatttcaaataattttaagtgtgtgtctatttctattgtcatttaatttaataaaaaatttaaataaaaaattattaaacacaatcgGGTAAATAGCCCGTGTTGCGAGATCAACTATCTAAATCTACAcatgtctcttgatttttccaatttcatctttagttaccattaaaaatatttttcatttatttacatagatgattctcgatttatttaactaaatgtGTATATAAGCTTTTCaatttacatttatatttttttatgtaaagaaaCACGTTGAAAAATcttgtgtatttaattttttttattgaaaaaacaatatctagTCCATGATGGAACACAAATCAAAtagctaatttaatattttaacttgtGATACTGTGGAATTGTTCCTTTGATGGTGCAACTTGTCAAACAAGttgcttctttaaaaacaaatacatcaatttaatatatatatatatatatatatatatatatatatatatatatatataagtaaagAATAGGgaaaattaaaactatttagCACAACAATTATTTTAGAGAATGCCACTTTATAGGAAGTTACAAATTTGATTGGTGGTGGTATATACTCGTAGTTTACATACACATTAGcacaacaattattttaaataaaactagtttGATTACAATGGTTATAAGATGAGATGgagccatgttttttttttcaaagaaaaaaaaagtgcatgttgattttaaatgtaaataaaaaaatttgatatgtCCGTTGGTAATAGTACACCTTACCCATGGTAATAtgcattgtttgtttttctgataaaaattaaggtattgttgtgttttctaatcatTGGTCTAtctaagatttaagaaaagttcttctcggtaaaaaaatatttatcttatcaAGTTAAAACCTAACTATTATAGtgtcaaaacatattttttacatttttcttttaatattaggaatACATCTaatgtttgaatttttgtatttaaagatGTTAAATCATgccttgtatttgttttattattatttatgaaaatatgatttttttttaatttttgagagacttggctatatgcaatttaaaaataaaattgtattttttaaaagaaagattgtttgttgtttttgtggaaGGAAACtagtttatttaatataaaaaaaaaacacctcacgTGTAGGTCataattccaaatattaaatatataggcATAAAAAAATGTGGGgaactcaaaattaattgcaaaatgatGTTCTGAACATTTGACTAAAGCCACTTTTGGCAAAACGCAATAATGTGTTTTAAATTGAACAAGAtaccaattaagaaaaacaaatcatttattaattaaactcaattcaATAGCAAGCAAAAACGAAACCCAAACATAATCCATGACTCAAAACTCAAAACTCAAATCAACATAAATTCAAACACAATTCTCAAATCAAACATTTAATGTTCAAATAGCAATCAaccttagaaaaaaattcacaatgCAACAAAAATTATCAAGTTATCTCAAATCACAAACTACATCATTGCAAATCAAATAATGTCCAAACAGTCCAAAATTATagacaataataaatattttttcccaGAATTTCACAACATTATAGCAATTTGTCTAAAACATATTCTGAGTTTATGAATTGATCTTTTAAGATGTTTAGCGTGTCTAGTAATTAACTGAAATCGAGTCAAAAAGGTTGTTGGAATAGCGGATTCACACGTCGCCACTACTAGATGAGTAGGAGCTGTTGGATCTAAAGTTCCCCTACCTTGTCTTTGCTCATACACTGACAATGCTCTTTCACGCTCTCTAAGGAGGGAGAATTGGTCTTCCAAAGCTTCAATTCTATTTGGTGTATAAATCCTCTTCTCTTttggtttgttcttttttcacCAGTAGATGCATGTATACCCATCGATTGCTATCAGCTGCTGGTGGTTGTTGGAGAAGAAGGGTGGTTGCAGGGGTGGTTCGGTGGAAGTGGAGTTGATTGGTGGTGCATGGCTGGGTAGTTATAGGTTGCATTGAGGaaaaactgttattttgtttgatACTCCTTGTTACCGATGTTTTGGACTATAGAGAAGTGGAAGGACATGGGGGGTGTTCACGATGGTTGTGGCAAGTTATTTTGGTCTTGTGTATAGGGTTGTCGGTTGTTGGGTTAGATGAAGAGATAGAAGGGGCTGGTGAGGAGGTTTTGGTTGTTGAGTTGTTATCGATGTCCTGGTGGTTGACAACGTTATGAAGGACAACGTTGTGAAGGAATTAATGGATGTCTTGGCTAGGC
It contains:
- the LOC18103246 gene encoding glucan endo-1,3-beta-glucosidase 11; protein product: MALLLSRIAMIHIFPILFLTFSDNYGFLRGINSLGINYGQVGNNLPQPENVLDLLISLKLTKARIYDTNPQILTAFSNSNVELIVTIENQMLAVLMDPQQALQWVSTHIKPYFPATRITGIAVGNEVFTDDDTTLLAYLVPAVVNIHSALAQLGLDRYIQVSTPNSLAVLAESFPPSAGTFKTEVSGVMSQFLHFLSNTKSPFWINAYPYFAYKDKPDDIPLDYVLFKPNSGMVDPYTKLHYDNMLYAQVDAVIFAIARMGFNGIEVRVSETGWPSKGDSDEVGATIENAAAYNKNILRRQLNSEGTPLRPNMRLEVYLFALFNEDLKPGPTSERNYGLFQPDCSMAYNVGLSALSSPSTPSASISLTSSATKDTNTESLAYWMFVYLLTFQVFIRRAY